From a region of the Eulemur rufifrons isolate Redbay chromosome 7, OSU_ERuf_1, whole genome shotgun sequence genome:
- the LOC138387083 gene encoding LOW QUALITY PROTEIN: olfactory receptor 2V2-like (The sequence of the model RefSeq protein was modified relative to this genomic sequence to represent the inferred CDS: substituted 1 base at 1 genomic stop codon), translating into METWLNQSSTDGFILLGIFSHSPTDLVLLSVVMVVVIVTLCENVLLIFLIYVDPRLHTPMYFFLSQLSLMDLMLVCNIVPKMAANFLSGRKSISFVGCGIQIGFFVSLVGSEGLLLGLMAYDRYVAISRPLHYPILMNQRVCVQIAGSSWAFGIIDGLIXMVVVMTFPYCGLREVNHFFCEMLSLLKLACADTSLFEKVIFTCCIFMLLFPFSIIVASYARILGIMLRMHSVQARKKALATCSSHLTAVSLFYGAAMFIYLRPRRYRAPGHSKVVSVFYTVLTPMLNPLIYSLRNHEVMGALRKGLHRCRIGSQH; encoded by the coding sequence ATGGAGACATGGTTGAACCAATCATCCACAGATGGCTTCATTCTCTTGGGCATCTTTTCCCACAGCCCAACTGATCTTGTCCTTCTCTCTGTAGTTATGGTGGTCGTCATAGTGACTCTCTGTGAGAAtgtcctcctcatcttcctcatctacGTAGATCCTCGGCTTCACAcacccatgtacttcttcctcagtCAGCTCTCCCTCATGGATCTCATGCTGGTCTGTAACATTGTGCCAAAGATGGCGGCCAACTTCCTGTCTGGCAGGAAGTCCATCTCCTTTGTGGGTTGTGGCATACAAATtggcttttttgtttctcttgtggGATCTGAGGGGCTCTTGCTGGGACTCATGGCttatgaccgctatgtggccattaGCCGCCCACTTCACTATCCCATCCTGATGAATCAGAGGGTCTGTGTCCAGATTGCTGGGAGCTCCTGGGCCTTTGGGATAATAGATGGCTTGATCTAGATGGTGGTAGTAATGACCTTCCCCTACTGTGGCTTGAGGGAGGTGAACCACTTCTTCTGTGAGATGCTATCCTTGTTGAAGCTGGCCTGTGCAGACACATCCCTTTTTGAGAAGGTGATATTTACTTGCTGCATCTTCATGCTGCTCTTTCCCTTCTCCATCATCGTGGCCTCCTATGCTCGCATCCTGGGGATCATGCTCCGAATGCATTCTGTTCAGGCCCGTAAAAAGGCTCTGGCCACCTGTTCCTCCCACCTGACAGCTGTCTCCCTCTTCTACGGGGCAGCCATGTTCATCTACCTGAGGCCTAGGCGCTACCGGGCCCCTGGCCACAGCAAGGTGGTCTCTGTCTTCTACACAGTCCTTACTCCTATGCTCAACCCCCTCATTTACAGCTTGAGGAACCATGAGGTGATGGGGGCACTGAGGAAGGGGCTGCACCGCTGTAGGATTGGCAGCCAGCACTGA